Proteins from one Bacteroides zhangwenhongii genomic window:
- a CDS encoding sodium:solute symporter: MMILVTIICYFAVLLLIARITGYKGGSNAAFFKGENKSPWYVVSFGMIGASISGVTFVSVPGMVRGMDMTYMQTAFGFFFGYMVVAHILLPLYYKLNLTSIYGYLGTRIGTRAYRTGSFFFLLSRMLGTAAKLYLVCLILHTYVFQEMHIPFWIIAVGSVALVWIYTHKSGIKTIVWTDTLQTFCLIAALIFIIYFTIQELGLDFSGIIQTIQHNEHSRIFVMDDWVSRQNFFKQFFSGIFIVIVMTGLDQDMMQKNLSCRNLREAQKNMYCYGFSFIPLNFLFLCLGILLITLAGQMQLALPAMNDDILPMFAAQGYLGQPVLILFTIGIIAAAFSNSDSALTAMTTSVCVDLLNTEKDSEETARRKRNKVHLSLSVLLAFFICLVETLNNKSVIDAIYIIASYTYGPLLGMFAFGLFTRRQTNDRWVPLIAILSPLLCYLADWWIGKETGYKFGYELLMLNGTLTFAGLILMSKKQMTRKWK; this comes from the coding sequence ATGATGATACTTGTCACTATAATATGCTACTTTGCGGTATTATTATTAATAGCCCGTATCACCGGATATAAAGGCGGATCGAATGCAGCGTTCTTCAAGGGAGAGAATAAATCTCCTTGGTATGTGGTTTCTTTTGGCATGATCGGCGCCTCTATTTCCGGGGTGACCTTCGTTTCTGTTCCCGGCATGGTGCGCGGCATGGATATGACATATATGCAAACGGCATTCGGCTTTTTCTTCGGATATATGGTGGTAGCGCATATATTGCTTCCTTTATATTATAAACTCAACTTGACAAGTATATACGGCTATCTCGGCACACGCATCGGAACGCGCGCCTATCGTACCGGCTCGTTTTTCTTTTTATTGTCGCGTATGTTGGGAACGGCAGCCAAACTCTATCTGGTTTGTCTCATTCTCCACACTTATGTATTTCAGGAGATGCATATCCCCTTTTGGATAATCGCTGTCGGATCGGTTGCCTTAGTATGGATATATACCCACAAAAGCGGAATAAAAACAATTGTATGGACAGACACTTTGCAGACTTTCTGTCTGATAGCAGCACTGATTTTTATTATCTATTTTACAATTCAAGAGTTAGGTCTGGATTTTAGCGGCATTATTCAGACCATTCAGCACAATGAACACAGCAGAATTTTTGTCATGGATGATTGGGTATCCCGGCAAAATTTCTTTAAACAGTTCTTTAGCGGTATCTTCATCGTGATTGTAATGACCGGACTCGATCAAGACATGATGCAAAAGAATCTGTCTTGCCGTAATCTTCGCGAAGCACAGAAGAATATGTATTGTTACGGATTCTCATTTATCCCGCTAAACTTTCTATTCTTGTGCCTGGGAATATTACTGATTACATTAGCCGGACAAATGCAATTGGCATTACCTGCCATGAATGATGATATTTTGCCTATGTTTGCAGCGCAAGGTTATCTGGGACAACCCGTTCTGATACTTTTTACAATCGGTATTATCGCAGCCGCTTTCAGCAACTCGGACTCCGCACTGACGGCCATGACAACCAGCGTATGCGTGGATTTGCTGAATACGGAAAAAGACAGTGAAGAAACGGCGCGCCGTAAAAGGAATAAGGTACATTTATCGCTTTCAGTCTTACTGGCTTTCTTCATCTGCCTCGTAGAAACTTTAAACAATAAAAGTGTAATTGACGCGATCTATATCATCGCCTCTTATACTTACGGTCCCTTATTAGGAATGTTTGCTTTCGGACTTTTTACCCGCAGACAAACCAACGATCGGTGGGTTCCGTTGATAGCTATCCTTTCACCCCTACTCTGTTACCTCGCCGATTGGTGGATTGGAAAAGAAACCGGATATAAATTCGGTTATGAATTGCTAATGTTAAATGGAACACTTACCTTTGCAGGGCTAATATTGATGTCAAAGAAACAAATGACTAGAAAATGGAAATAA
- the recR gene encoding recombination mediator RecR: protein MNQQYPSILLEKAVGEFSKLPGIGRKTAMRLVLHLLRQDTATVEAFGNSIMTLKREVKYCKVCHNISDTEICQICANPQRDASTICVVENIRDVMAVEATQQYRGLYHVLGGVISPMDGVGPSDLQIESLVRRVSEGGIKEVILALSTTMEGDTTNFYIYRKLDKLGVKLSVIARGISVGDELEYADEVTLGRSIVNRTLFTGTV, encoded by the coding sequence ATGAATCAACAATATCCTTCCATATTACTCGAAAAGGCGGTCGGTGAATTTTCCAAGTTGCCGGGTATAGGACGTAAAACGGCCATGAGGCTTGTTTTGCATCTGCTTCGTCAGGATACGGCCACCGTAGAGGCTTTCGGAAATTCCATCATGACATTGAAACGAGAGGTGAAGTACTGTAAGGTATGTCATAACATATCTGATACTGAAATTTGCCAGATCTGCGCCAATCCGCAACGGGATGCTTCCACTATTTGCGTAGTAGAGAATATCCGCGACGTGATGGCGGTAGAAGCAACCCAGCAATATCGGGGGCTCTATCATGTTTTAGGAGGAGTCATTTCTCCAATGGACGGAGTGGGACCGAGCGACCTTCAGATTGAAAGTCTGGTGCGGCGGGTATCCGAAGGAGGAATTAAGGAGGTAATTCTGGCTTTGAGCACAACGATGGAAGGAGATACTACCAATTTCTATATCTATCGTAAATTGGATAAACTAGGGGTTAAACTGAGTGTGATTGCGCGTGGCATATCCGTTGGAGATGAATTGGAATATGCCGATGAAGTAACTTTGGGACGTAGTATTGTGAACCGGACTCTTTTCACCGGAACTGTATAA
- a CDS encoding DUF4248 domain-containing protein codes for MEEEKFRVRCYDKNELAKMYFPKLSDHVSVAKLRRWMRNCTPLMEELATGDFHPKLKMFSAREVRLIARYLGEPDGYVPAQEHPDIN; via the coding sequence ATGGAAGAAGAAAAATTTCGTGTGAGATGTTACGATAAGAATGAGTTGGCGAAGATGTATTTCCCCAAGCTGAGCGATCATGTGTCTGTGGCGAAACTCCGCCGATGGATGCGCAACTGTACCCCTCTGATGGAGGAACTCGCAACGGGAGATTTTCATCCCAAACTGAAAATGTTCAGCGCACGGGAAGTGCGCCTGATCGCGCGCTATCTGGGAGAACCGGATGGATATGTACCGGCACAGGAACATCCGGACATCAATTGA
- a CDS encoding HU family DNA-binding protein — MAQKYVVVERKNPLKPQEAAKFYAMARSNRRVDTDEVISRVSERSSYSIGELKGCITEFLLEMKNQLALGNIVLLGDMGSFRVTIATGNATETAEKFKAATCIKTSRVRFRPGNMLLDMCKAMKYTLVKKGESDEAVVPDPDEKPDNGNGGGGNPDDGNNGEAPDPAE; from the coding sequence ATGGCACAAAAGTATGTAGTGGTAGAGCGTAAGAATCCGTTGAAACCACAAGAAGCAGCTAAGTTTTATGCAATGGCACGCAGTAACCGCAGAGTGGATACGGACGAGGTAATCAGCCGTGTGTCGGAGCGTTCCTCCTATTCTATCGGTGAACTGAAAGGTTGCATCACGGAGTTTTTGTTGGAAATGAAGAATCAGTTGGCGTTGGGTAATATTGTCCTTCTAGGCGATATGGGCAGTTTCCGTGTAACGATTGCCACTGGCAATGCTACGGAAACGGCTGAGAAATTTAAGGCGGCTACCTGTATCAAGACCTCGCGTGTCCGCTTCCGTCCGGGCAATATGCTGCTGGATATGTGTAAGGCGATGAAGTATACGCTGGTCAAGAAAGGGGAAAGCGATGAAGCGGTTGTTCCCGATCCGGACGAGAAGCCGGATAATGGAAACGGCGGCGGTGGAAATCCGGATGACGGCAATAATGGAGAAGCTCCGGATCCGGCAGAATAA
- a CDS encoding N-acetylmuramoyl-L-alanine amidase has product MKELKEFSLKEEYVPRSILYIVVHCSATRANIPFTEEQLLQCHLKRGFKCIGYHFYVTKDGVLHHTRPMSEIGAHALGFNLHSLSICYEGGLDELGKPADTRTASQKETLRRVLGELKRLYPEAKIVGHYQLSANVHKACPCFDARKEYEDLQKYPDR; this is encoded by the coding sequence ATGAAAGAGTTGAAAGAGTTCTCGTTGAAGGAGGAATATGTGCCGCGCAGCATTTTGTATATCGTTGTGCATTGCAGTGCTACCCGTGCGAATATTCCCTTCACGGAGGAGCAGTTGCTCCAATGCCATCTGAAACGTGGCTTCAAATGTATCGGGTATCATTTTTATGTGACGAAGGATGGCGTGCTGCACCACACCCGCCCGATGAGTGAGATTGGCGCACACGCGCTCGGATTCAACCTGCACAGTTTATCGATTTGCTATGAAGGTGGACTGGATGAATTGGGTAAGCCGGCGGATACCAGAACCGCTTCGCAAAAAGAAACGCTCCGCCGGGTATTGGGTGAGTTGAAAAGACTGTATCCCGAAGCTAAGATTGTAGGGCATTATCAGTTGAGCGCGAATGTTCATAAAGCGTGCCCATGCTTCGATGCGAGGAAAGAGTATGAGGATTTGCAGAAATATCCGGACAGATAG
- a CDS encoding DUF4248 domain-containing protein: MKIKSYDWLLCGCHALSEVAIAYFPNFQYNSSAVRAFRRTITEHPALPQQLTEAGFTPHTQTLTPQQIAAIVRCWGTPALVYEMIKENPYLAIPKMRKKI, from the coding sequence ATGAAAATTAAATCCTATGACTGGCTGCTTTGCGGCTGCCATGCGTTGTCCGAAGTGGCAATCGCTTATTTTCCAAACTTTCAGTACAACAGTTCAGCGGTGCGAGCTTTTCGCCGGACGATAACAGAACACCCGGCATTGCCGCAACAACTGACGGAAGCGGGATTTACCCCGCACACCCAGACACTTACTCCCCAACAGATTGCCGCCATCGTGAGATGTTGGGGAACGCCTGCGCTGGTATATGAAATGATTAAAGAAAATCCCTATCTTGCCATCCCCAAAATGAGGAAAAAGATATAA
- a CDS encoding YqgE/AlgH family protein, with translation MNIDLDIFKIQSNNVLPSRGKILISEPFLRDATFGRSVILLVDHTEEGTMGLVINKQLPLLLNDVIMEFKYLDEIPLYKGGPVATDTLFYLHTLEKIPGSIPVSKGLFLNGDFEEIKKYILQGNKVSECIRFFLGYSGWESNQLHNEIKENTWLVSEEENSYLMRNDTKDMWKEALEKLGSKYETWSRFPQVPTLN, from the coding sequence ATGAATATCGACCTGGACATATTTAAGATTCAATCGAATAATGTGTTGCCGTCAAGAGGAAAGATTTTGATATCCGAACCTTTTTTACGCGATGCGACGTTTGGCAGATCCGTAATTCTACTGGTCGATCATACGGAGGAAGGAACTATGGGATTGGTCATCAATAAACAATTGCCACTGCTTCTCAATGATGTTATTATGGAATTTAAGTATTTGGATGAAATACCTCTCTACAAGGGTGGTCCTGTAGCGACTGATACTTTATTCTACCTCCATACTCTAGAGAAAATTCCCGGTTCTATCCCTGTCAGTAAGGGGCTTTTCCTAAACGGTGATTTTGAAGAAATAAAGAAATATATATTGCAAGGGAATAAAGTGAGTGAATGTATCCGCTTTTTCTTGGGATATTCCGGTTGGGAAAGCAATCAGTTACATAATGAGATAAAGGAAAACACATGGCTGGTATCCGAAGAAGAGAACTCATATCTGATGAGAAACGACACCAAAGATATGTGGAAAGAGGCTTTGGAAAAGCTAGGCAGCAAGTATGAAACGTGGTCACGTTTTCCACAAGTGCCTACGTTGAACTGA
- a CDS encoding IbrB-like domain-containing protein: MSVDKSPVYEVKAVPVEKVYANDYNPNVVAPPEMKLLELSIWEDGFTMPCVCYYDKEADRYILVDGYHRYTVLKTSKRIYKRENGLLPIVVIDKDLSNRMSSTIRHNRARGMHNIELMCNIVAELDKAGMSDQWIMKNIGMDRDELLRLKQISGLADLFANHEFSIPDEVAPTETERKVL; the protein is encoded by the coding sequence ATGAGTGTAGATAAAAGCCCTGTTTATGAGGTAAAGGCGGTGCCTGTGGAAAAAGTGTATGCCAACGATTATAACCCGAATGTGGTGGCTCCGCCTGAAATGAAGTTGCTCGAACTGTCTATCTGGGAGGATGGATTTACGATGCCCTGCGTGTGTTATTATGATAAGGAGGCCGACCGCTATATCCTGGTGGACGGTTACCACCGCTATACGGTACTGAAGACATCGAAACGGATTTACAAACGCGAGAACGGGCTGCTTCCGATTGTCGTGATAGACAAGGACCTGTCCAACCGTATGAGCTCGACCATCCGCCACAACCGTGCGAGAGGTATGCACAACATCGAATTGATGTGCAACATTGTTGCCGAACTTGACAAGGCGGGGATGTCGGACCAGTGGATTATGAAGAATATCGGTATGGACCGAGACGAATTGCTGCGTTTGAAACAAATTTCCGGGCTTGCCGACCTGTTTGCCAATCATGAGTTCAGTATTCCGGACGAAGTTGCCCCGACGGAAACGGAGCGTAAAGTGTTGTAA
- a CDS encoding GNAT family N-acetyltransferase yields MKQSYLTNERIYLRAVEPEDMDIMYEMENDPSMWDISNFTVPYSRYVLRQYIEGSQCDVFADKQLRLMIVSKSDHDILGTIDITDFVPLHSRGEVGIAVHKDYRRQGYATDALKLLCEYAFGFLSLKQLYAHVAVDNEVCLKLFASCGFTQCGLLKNWLQVEGCYKDAVLLQCLNPRK; encoded by the coding sequence ATGAAACAATCTTATCTAACAAACGAGCGCATTTATCTTCGTGCAGTAGAGCCGGAAGATATGGATATTATGTACGAGATGGAGAATGATCCTTCTATGTGGGATATCAGCAATTTCACAGTCCCTTATTCCCGTTATGTACTGCGCCAATATATAGAAGGCTCACAATGTGATGTCTTTGCAGACAAGCAATTACGCTTGATGATCGTGAGTAAATCCGATCATGACATACTAGGCACTATTGATATTACTGATTTTGTTCCACTCCATTCGCGTGGAGAGGTCGGTATTGCCGTACATAAAGACTATCGTCGGCAAGGCTATGCAACCGATGCGCTGAAGCTACTTTGCGAATATGCTTTCGGTTTTCTGTCCTTGAAACAACTCTATGCACACGTGGCAGTGGACAACGAGGTCTGTCTGAAACTATTTGCATCGTGTGGCTTTACCCAATGCGGACTCTTAAAGAACTGGTTACAGGTAGAGGGATGCTATAAAGATGCCGTACTTCTTCAATGTCTGAATCCCCGAAAATAA
- a CDS encoding pyridoxal phosphate-dependent aminotransferase, giving the protein MKNTPIERHLIDETINEFQIVDFSKATIREVKAIASKAEAASGVEFIKMEMGVPGLPPSAVGVKAEVEALQKGIASLYPDINGLPELKKEASNFIKAFINVDLSPEGCVPVTGSMQGTFASFLTCSQCDEKKDTILFIDPGFPVQKQQLVVMGQKYETFDVYDYRGDKLKEKLESYLKKSNISAIIYSNPNNPSWICLKDEELRIIGELATQYDVIVLEDLAYFAMDFRQDLSKPYQAPYQPSVAHYTDNYVLLISGSKAFSYAGQRIGVSCISDKLYHRSYPGLTKRYGGGTFGTVFIHRVLYALSSGTSHSAQFAMAAMLKAANEGQYNFLNEVKIYGERAKKLKDIFLHHGFHLVYDNDLGDPIADGFYFTIGYPGMTSGELAKELMYYGVSAISLVTTGSHQEGLRACTSFIKDHQYAQLDERMRLFAENHPVA; this is encoded by the coding sequence ATGAAAAATACACCAATTGAACGACATCTGATTGATGAAACCATAAATGAGTTTCAAATTGTCGATTTTTCAAAGGCAACCATTCGTGAAGTGAAAGCTATTGCTTCAAAAGCGGAAGCCGCATCAGGGGTTGAGTTTATTAAGATGGAAATGGGTGTTCCGGGACTTCCTCCTTCTGCCGTTGGGGTGAAAGCAGAGGTTGAAGCGCTACAAAAAGGGATAGCCAGCCTATATCCGGACATTAACGGACTGCCCGAATTGAAAAAGGAGGCTTCTAACTTTATCAAGGCATTTATTAATGTGGATTTAAGCCCGGAAGGCTGTGTGCCTGTTACCGGTTCTATGCAAGGCACATTCGCTTCTTTCCTCACTTGCAGCCAATGTGACGAAAAGAAAGATACGATTCTGTTTATCGATCCCGGTTTTCCGGTGCAGAAGCAGCAGTTGGTTGTGATGGGACAGAAATACGAGACATTCGATGTATACGATTACCGAGGCGACAAATTGAAAGAAAAATTGGAGAGTTATTTGAAGAAAAGCAATATATCCGCAATCATCTACTCAAACCCCAATAATCCTAGTTGGATCTGCTTGAAAGATGAAGAGTTGAGGATTATCGGTGAACTGGCTACGCAATATGATGTGATTGTACTGGAAGATCTGGCCTATTTCGCAATGGACTTCCGTCAAGATTTGAGCAAGCCGTACCAGGCTCCTTACCAGCCGTCGGTAGCTCATTATACGGATAATTATGTCTTGTTGATTTCCGGTTCGAAAGCGTTCAGCTATGCCGGACAACGTATCGGTGTAAGTTGTATTTCCGACAAGTTATATCACAGAAGTTATCCGGGACTGACAAAACGGTACGGCGGCGGAACTTTCGGGACTGTCTTCATTCATCGGGTGCTCTATGCACTTTCTTCCGGAACGAGTCATTCTGCACAGTTCGCTATGGCTGCCATGCTGAAAGCTGCTAATGAAGGACAATACAATTTCCTCAATGAAGTGAAAATATATGGTGAAAGAGCGAAGAAGTTGAAAGATATCTTCCTGCATCACGGGTTCCATCTGGTATATGACAATGACTTGGGCGATCCTATTGCAGACGGATTTTATTTCACAATCGGATATCCGGGAATGACTAGCGGTGAGCTTGCCAAGGAGCTGATGTACTACGGTGTAAGCGCTATCTCATTAGTGACTACCGGAAGCCATCAGGAAGGTTTGCGCGCGTGTACCTCTTTTATTAAAGACCATCAATATGCACAACTTGATGAAAGAATGAGATTATTTGCAGAAAATCATCCGGTAGCCTGA
- a CDS encoding smalltalk protein — MKKSIWKQILQIIITVATSIVSALGVTSCMGHI, encoded by the coding sequence ATGAAAAAGTCTATTTGGAAACAAATTTTACAGATCATTATTACAGTAGCTACTTCAATCGTATCTGCTCTGGGTGTAACGTCTTGTATGGGACATATCTAA
- a CDS encoding Fic family protein produces MKLRKANRIRTIHSSLAIEGNTLSEDEVKDIIEGKTVIAPLRQIQEVKNAIKTYELYSSLNPFSVDDLLKAHGTMMMALTDDAGRFRHGGVGVFSEKGLVHMAPPANRVPELIINLFEWLKEAKDHLLIRSCVFHYEFD; encoded by the coding sequence ATGAAATTGCGAAAAGCTAATCGGATAAGAACAATTCACAGTTCGTTGGCCATAGAAGGAAATACTTTATCCGAAGATGAAGTGAAGGATATCATAGAAGGCAAGACTGTTATAGCGCCACTACGCCAGATTCAAGAGGTAAAGAATGCGATAAAGACGTATGAGTTATATAGCAGCTTGAATCCATTCAGTGTAGACGATTTATTAAAAGCACATGGTACGATGATGATGGCGCTTACCGATGATGCAGGCAGATTCCGACATGGTGGCGTTGGTGTATTCTCTGAAAAAGGATTGGTCCATATGGCGCCTCCTGCCAATAGAGTTCCGGAATTGATAATCAATTTGTTCGAATGGCTTAAAGAGGCAAAAGATCATTTGCTCATTCGCAGTTGTGTATTCCATTATGAATTTGATTGA
- a CDS encoding DUF3440 domain-containing protein: MGKKVAGTKNVYELAQERLKVIFSEFDNIYVSFSGGKDSGVLLNMCIDYIRKNNLKIRLGVFHMDYEIQYKMTIDYVDRILEANKDILDVYRVCIPFRVSTCTSMYQSFWRPWEDSKKNIWVRSMPKKAMTKEDFPFYNTSMWDYEFQMRFAQWLHNKKDAVRTCCLIGIRTQESFNRWRCIYMSRKFQMYHKYKWTSKVGNDIYNAYPIYDWKTTDVWTANGKFQWDYNTLYDLYYRAGVNLERQRVASPFINEAQESLQLYRVLDPNTWGKMVGRVNGVNFTGMYGGTHAMGWQSVKLPEGYTWREFMYFLLSTLPERARKNYLRKLSVSVNFWRTKGGCLSDSTIQKLIDAKVPIVVMDNSNYKTLKKPVRMEYQDDIDIPEFKEIPTYKRMCICILKNDHACKYMGFSPTKEEMSKRSQIMEQYRIIVS, encoded by the coding sequence ATGGGGAAAAAAGTTGCAGGCACTAAAAATGTATATGAGCTGGCACAAGAACGATTGAAAGTAATATTTAGCGAGTTTGATAATATATATGTATCATTTTCCGGAGGTAAGGATAGTGGGGTACTGCTGAATATGTGTATTGATTATATCCGGAAGAATAATTTGAAAATACGTCTGGGAGTCTTCCACATGGATTACGAGATCCAGTATAAGATGACCATCGACTATGTAGACCGGATATTGGAGGCCAATAAGGATATTCTGGATGTTTACCGAGTGTGCATTCCTTTCCGGGTGTCGACCTGCACATCTATGTATCAGTCTTTCTGGCGTCCGTGGGAGGACAGCAAGAAGAATATATGGGTACGCTCCATGCCCAAGAAGGCGATGACAAAGGAAGATTTCCCTTTTTATAATACGTCAATGTGGGATTACGAGTTCCAGATGCGTTTTGCGCAATGGTTGCATAATAAGAAGGACGCGGTGCGCACCTGCTGCCTGATCGGAATCCGTACCCAAGAGAGTTTCAACCGTTGGAGATGCATCTACATGAGCCGCAAATTCCAGATGTATCATAAGTATAAATGGACTTCAAAAGTGGGCAACGATATTTACAACGCGTACCCTATTTATGACTGGAAGACGACGGACGTATGGACGGCCAACGGAAAGTTCCAATGGGATTATAACACGCTGTATGATCTGTATTATCGGGCGGGTGTCAATCTGGAACGCCAGCGCGTGGCGAGTCCTTTCATCAATGAGGCGCAGGAGAGCCTGCAACTCTACCGGGTGCTCGATCCCAACACTTGGGGCAAGATGGTCGGGCGGGTGAACGGAGTCAACTTCACCGGTATGTATGGCGGCACCCACGCCATGGGATGGCAGTCGGTGAAACTTCCCGAAGGATACACATGGCGGGAGTTCATGTATTTCCTTCTGTCCACGTTGCCGGAGCGGGCACGGAAGAATTATCTCCGGAAACTGTCGGTAAGTGTGAATTTCTGGCGGACGAAAGGCGGCTGTCTGAGTGATTCGACCATCCAGAAGCTGATTGACGCCAAAGTGCCGATTGTCGTGATGGACAACAGCAACTATAAAACGTTGAAGAAACCCGTGCGCATGGAATATCAGGATGACATCGACATCCCGGAATTCAAGGAGATACCTACCTACAAGCGGATGTGCATCTGCATCCTGAAGAACGACCATGCCTGCAAATACATGGGATTCTCGCCTACAAAGGAGGAAATGAGCAAAAGAAGTCAAATAATGGAACAATATAGAATCATAGTATCATGA
- the dnaB gene encoding replicative DNA helicase yields MDDIVNPQDAELEEIVLGACLIESKAITLVAGILRPEVFYIEKNREIYAALQSMYRAGQVIDLMTVKEELTRRGKLDFIGGPYALVSITTRVASSAHLEYHARILQQKYIRREAILGFHKLLAQAADETTDIADTLADAHTLLDQLEKECGMSEHLRSMLQLMEDTVELIETRVASNKNGVTGLPTGFNELNRLTCGWQPGDLVVIAARPSVGKTAFALHLARAAASAGYHIAVYSLEMQGERLGDRWLLAATKEVSPAHLLSGALTPSELREVHEASTELSRLPIYIDDNPSVSMDYVRTSAKLLQSKGDCDCLFIDYLQLCDMKSDQHNRNREQEVAQASRKAKMIAKELHIPVILLSQLNRNVEGHPDGRPALSDLRESGAIEQDADLVLMLSRPSLSGRETDRRSGYPTEGLGVIDIAKHRNGPTGEIYFRHDKSMTKLVDYEPDLEWMKKNTTR; encoded by the coding sequence ATGGATGACATTGTAAACCCGCAGGACGCCGAGCTCGAGGAAATCGTACTCGGCGCCTGCCTTATAGAGAGCAAGGCGATCACATTGGTTGCCGGAATATTGCGCCCGGAAGTGTTCTACATCGAGAAGAACCGTGAAATCTATGCCGCCCTGCAGAGTATGTACCGTGCCGGGCAGGTCATAGACCTCATGACCGTAAAGGAAGAACTCACACGAAGGGGCAAACTCGACTTCATCGGAGGTCCTTATGCACTGGTAAGCATTACCACACGCGTAGCGTCCAGCGCACATCTGGAGTATCACGCCCGTATCCTGCAACAGAAGTATATCCGCCGTGAAGCGATCTTGGGATTCCATAAACTGCTGGCACAGGCTGCCGACGAGACAACGGACATAGCCGACACGCTGGCGGATGCGCATACCCTTCTCGACCAATTGGAAAAGGAATGCGGGATGTCCGAACATCTCCGCTCCATGCTGCAATTGATGGAGGATACTGTGGAACTGATAGAGACACGTGTCGCCTCGAACAAGAACGGAGTTACCGGCTTGCCGACGGGATTCAACGAACTGAACCGCCTGACGTGCGGCTGGCAACCAGGTGATCTGGTGGTCATCGCCGCCCGTCCGTCAGTGGGAAAGACGGCTTTTGCGCTACATCTGGCACGTGCCGCCGCTTCCGCCGGTTATCACATTGCCGTGTACAGTCTCGAAATGCAAGGGGAACGCTTGGGAGACCGCTGGCTGCTGGCGGCTACGAAAGAGGTTTCTCCCGCCCACTTGCTGAGCGGGGCGCTTACTCCGTCCGAACTCCGGGAGGTCCATGAGGCATCGACGGAGCTGTCGCGCCTACCTATTTACATCGACGATAATCCGTCGGTGAGCATGGATTATGTCCGCACGTCCGCCAAACTGCTGCAAAGTAAGGGGGATTGCGACTGTCTTTTCATCGACTATCTGCAACTCTGCGACATGAAGAGCGACCAGCACAACCGTAACCGCGAACAGGAGGTGGCTCAAGCGAGCCGGAAAGCGAAAATGATAGCTAAGGAGTTGCATATCCCCGTGATACTTCTCAGCCAGTTGAACCGTAACGTGGAGGGACATCCCGACGGTCGTCCCGCTCTGAGCGACCTTCGTGAGAGCGGGGCTATCGAACAGGACGCCGACCTCGTACTGATGCTTTCCCGTCCCAGCCTGTCCGGTCGTGAGACAGACCGTAGGAGCGGTTACCCGACCGAAGGATTGGGAGTAATCGATATTGCCAAACATCGTAACGGACCTACCGGTGAGATATACTTCCGCCACGACAAGAGTATGACGAAGCTGGTGGATTACGAGCCCGACTTGGAATGGATGAAGAAAAATACCACCCGTTAG